The sequence GAATATGAAATCTTTTACGTAGGCGATCGCAGCCACACGCTAGGTGCGGTCTTTGTGCTCAATCACAAACGCCCACTTACGATCGGCGCGCCACCGGTCCAACCCATCGCCCAATGGGCGCGAGAAGATGGGGCACTCCTGGATCTGGACAAACATTCATGGCCCTGGTCGCTGATGTTAGTGCCCGTCATGAAAGTTGACCTGTTCGAACTCTCGAATAATCACGTTTGGCAAACCCCATTTGGTTTCCACGACTGGACCGTCGAGATGGTGCCGCCTTACATGGAACTTGAGCGAACGGAGGATGGTCAGGGCCTGACGGAATGGGGCTGGATTAACTACGGATTTCAAACCTACTATGCCCTACTCAATTCAGGATATCGTTTGCGCGTGTCTGCCGGCACCGCATCCGGAGTTCATCCTGTCCAACTTGGGTTTGGCCGAGTATACGTGCATCTACCTGATGGTTTTGGTTACGAAGACTGGATGCAGGGTTTGGACGCCGGTCGTAGCTTTGTCTCGACCGGACCGATGTTGGAAACCCGATTTGGCGACTACCACGCAGGTGAAACAATCTCACCGCCTGACTCAACGGCGTACGCACTCAAAATTGTCTCAACAGCGACCAGTCGAAAACCCTTGGATCGTATCGAAATCGTCATGAACGGTGATGTAATTCGAACCCTATCACCCGAAAATCGCCTATCGAAAACGGGAGCCTTTGTCACCAACGTCACAGAAACCATCAACTTAGATTCGTCGGCTTGGTGTGCCGTCCGATGTTTTGAAGCAGATCCCAAGGGGCGGATTCGCTTTGCACATACCAACCCCGTGCACGTGCTGCTTCCCGACAAACCGCTACGTCCGAAGAAGGTAGAAGTACAAAGTTTGATTGATCGGATGCAGGCCGAGTTAATCCGAAATCGTGACGTGATTGGACCCGTAGCACTCGACGAATATCGCCAAGCAATGTCGGCTTTCCAAGCACTGCTGAAATCGGCTCGTTGAATTCGTCATTCGAAAGCGTCGTTCATCCAAGATGCTGCCGATACCAACACCCCAAACACCCAAACTAACGGCATGAAAGTGGTTACTTCCAGAAGCAGCCGGATTGCCGCAATCAAAAAGCGAGTTCAGCTCGTGAG is a genomic window of Pirellulaceae bacterium containing:
- a CDS encoding CehA/McbA family metallohydrolase — encoded protein: MNIYRFLTLTLLLFTNTILFSNTAFGAKPLATVSGTIADAATQESLPARVHVRDDKGRWHLIHSDGGDQVHYRREVARLPNSPEVHTTLSAHPFRVQLPPGRYTFRVERGKEYLPIVRTIDVADQPVQLKFSLQRWINMSQRGWYSGDTHVHRSLDELPNVVMAEDINVALPLSNWVTKSDTAPSQGDRSVATELKPRLIRVDDTHVIYPMNTEYEIFYVGDRSHTLGAVFVLNHKRPLTIGAPPVQPIAQWAREDGALLDLDKHSWPWSLMLVPVMKVDLFELSNNHVWQTPFGFHDWTVEMVPPYMELERTEDGQGLTEWGWINYGFQTYYALLNSGYRLRVSAGTASGVHPVQLGFGRVYVHLPDGFGYEDWMQGLDAGRSFVSTGPMLETRFGDYHAGETISPPDSTAYALKIVSTATSRKPLDRIEIVMNGDVIRTLSPENRLSKTGAFVTNVTETINLDSSAWCAVRCFEADPKGRIRFAHTNPVHVLLPDKPLRPKKVEVQSLIDRMQAELIRNRDVIGPVALDEYRQAMSAFQALLKSAR